From Streptomyces sp. NBC_00683, one genomic window encodes:
- a CDS encoding iron ABC transporter permease, producing MNTLTTKAEPASSTAPTEDTPSVGAGRPARRGPLFLLALGALTALLALAVVHISQGTAPVGLRTLWGALATLWTDTDGTHQADAVLVASRLPRLAAGLVVGCALGAAGAVLQSVSRNVLASPDTLAVNAGAYFAVVAVAAFGISLPPLPAGGTAMVGGLLAAGTVLGLARAGAGTTRLVLAGSALTLGLSGLSHMLLLLRAQQTTGLYAWGNGSLAQIGMQTIDRLAPVALLALIGLVVLARRLDILALGDDGAVVVGVSPRLTRATAVVLAVVLSAVSVTVAGPIGFVGLCAPAIVRLIGAKVPALVRHRAFIPASAVAGVLVVLGADVLLRALFGAQAGASVPTGIVTSFFGAVVLVYLAHRSRGGGSTGPEAAFARLRSRRAFVATLTAVTTALVLAVVAATLLGDAPLLLGDVGNWLTGRSGRLVTFVLDTRVPRIAAALLAGAALATAGAVVQAVSRNPLAEPGILGVVGGAGVGAVVTLTAVPLAGFWLISGSALAGAAAAAALVFGLAARRGLEQDRLVLIGIGVSAGTAALVSLMIVLTDPYNGTKALVWLSGSTYGRTFPEVLPVLGALAVSLPVLALRRRELDLIGLDADTPRLLGIRLGSARLGLLGIAVVLTAAAVAAVGVIGFVGLVAPHAARALVGQRHGRVLPVAALMGSLLVVVADTIGRTVIAPAQISVGVVTAVIGAPYFGWLLWRSKASR from the coding sequence GTGAACACCCTTACGACGAAGGCCGAGCCTGCGTCGTCGACCGCCCCGACGGAGGACACGCCGTCCGTCGGGGCCGGGCGGCCCGCACGCCGCGGGCCCCTCTTCCTCCTCGCGCTCGGGGCGCTGACCGCCCTGCTCGCCCTGGCGGTCGTGCACATCAGCCAAGGCACGGCACCCGTCGGACTGCGCACCCTCTGGGGCGCTCTCGCCACCCTGTGGACGGACACCGACGGGACCCACCAGGCGGACGCCGTACTGGTGGCATCCCGGCTGCCGCGCCTCGCCGCAGGGCTGGTCGTCGGCTGCGCCCTGGGCGCGGCCGGAGCCGTACTGCAGTCGGTGTCCCGCAACGTACTGGCCTCGCCCGACACGCTCGCCGTGAACGCCGGCGCCTACTTCGCGGTCGTCGCCGTCGCCGCGTTCGGCATCAGCCTGCCGCCCCTCCCGGCCGGTGGCACGGCCATGGTCGGCGGACTCCTCGCTGCCGGGACCGTGCTGGGACTAGCCCGCGCCGGAGCGGGAACCACCCGGCTCGTACTCGCCGGATCGGCACTCACTCTCGGGCTCAGCGGCCTGAGCCACATGCTCCTCCTGCTGCGCGCCCAGCAGACCACCGGTCTCTACGCCTGGGGCAACGGCTCCCTCGCACAGATCGGCATGCAGACGATCGACCGGCTCGCCCCGGTCGCGCTCCTCGCGCTGATCGGGCTGGTCGTGCTCGCCAGGCGGCTCGACATCCTCGCACTCGGTGACGACGGTGCCGTCGTGGTCGGCGTCAGCCCCCGTCTCACGCGGGCAACGGCCGTCGTCCTCGCGGTGGTTCTCTCCGCCGTCTCCGTCACCGTCGCCGGACCCATCGGCTTCGTCGGACTCTGCGCGCCCGCGATCGTCCGGCTGATCGGCGCCAAGGTGCCCGCGCTCGTCCGGCACCGCGCCTTCATCCCGGCTTCGGCGGTGGCGGGCGTCCTCGTCGTGCTCGGCGCCGACGTACTGCTGCGCGCCCTCTTCGGTGCCCAGGCGGGTGCGTCCGTGCCGACCGGCATCGTGACGAGCTTCTTCGGCGCCGTCGTACTCGTCTACCTCGCCCACCGGTCCCGCGGAGGCGGATCAACCGGCCCCGAGGCGGCCTTCGCCCGGCTGCGCAGCCGCCGCGCGTTCGTCGCCACCCTCACGGCGGTGACCACCGCGCTCGTCCTCGCGGTCGTCGCGGCGACTCTCCTCGGCGACGCCCCCCTGCTGCTCGGCGACGTGGGGAACTGGCTCACCGGCCGTTCCGGCAGGCTCGTCACCTTCGTACTCGACACCCGTGTGCCGCGGATCGCCGCGGCACTGCTCGCCGGTGCCGCGCTGGCGACCGCGGGAGCGGTGGTGCAGGCCGTCTCACGGAACCCGCTCGCCGAACCGGGCATCCTCGGGGTCGTCGGGGGAGCGGGAGTCGGCGCCGTCGTCACCCTGACCGCCGTCCCGCTTGCCGGCTTCTGGCTCATCAGCGGATCGGCGCTCGCCGGGGCGGCAGCCGCCGCGGCGCTGGTCTTCGGGCTCGCGGCCCGGCGCGGACTCGAGCAGGACCGGCTGGTGCTGATCGGGATCGGTGTCTCCGCGGGAACGGCGGCGCTGGTCAGCCTGATGATCGTGCTGACCGATCCGTACAACGGGACCAAGGCGCTCGTCTGGCTCTCCGGCTCGACCTACGGGCGGACGTTCCCCGAGGTCCTCCCGGTCCTTGGGGCTCTTGCCGTATCCCTGCCGGTTCTTGCCCTCAGGCGTCGCGAGCTCGACCTCATCGGTCTGGACGCGGACACACCGAGGCTGCTCGGGATCCGGCTCGGCAGCGCGCGGCTGGGCCTGCTCGGCATCGCCGTCGTCCTCACCGCGGCCGCGGTGGCCGCGGTCGGCGTGATCGGCTTCGTCGGACTGGTGGCACCGCACGCGGCGCGTGCCCTGGTGGGCCAGCGTCACGGGCGGGTGCTTCCGGTGGCCGCGCTGATGGGATCCCTGCTGGTGGTCGTCGCCGACACGATCGGCCGTACGGTCATCGCGCCCGCGCAGATCTCGGTGGGGGTGGTCACGGCGGTGATCGGAGCCCCGTACTTCGGCTGGCTGCTGTGGCGGTCCAAGGCCTCGCGATAG
- a CDS encoding iron-siderophore ABC transporter substrate-binding protein has product MTTKHWAWPVIAGTAALTLVGCGTTEAPKEASASDSTLTVTDARGTKVKLDGPAKRVVGTEWNVVESLITLGIDPVGVADVKGYRAYDTAAPLTGDVKDIGTRGEPSVDTVAALKPDLIVATTDLPDAAVKQLSKVAPLIVVKAADASRQIDQMTDNVTLIAEATGTQDKAESEIAAFRKKLADGKKELATAGLGGEEVAFADGWKEGSQVSVRPYVKGALLTDINTELGLVSPWSMKGDAGYGLAATDVEGLTKIGDAQFVYITNSADTADPFADGLKDNAVWKSLPFVKNGDVHRLPDGIWMFGGTASMTQYVDALVDALTK; this is encoded by the coding sequence ATGACGACCAAGCACTGGGCATGGCCTGTGATCGCCGGCACCGCGGCGCTGACCCTCGTCGGCTGCGGCACCACAGAGGCACCCAAAGAGGCGTCAGCCTCCGACTCCACGCTGACCGTCACCGACGCACGCGGCACGAAGGTGAAGCTGGACGGGCCCGCCAAGCGTGTCGTCGGCACCGAGTGGAACGTCGTCGAATCGCTCATCACGCTGGGCATCGACCCGGTCGGCGTCGCCGACGTGAAGGGCTACCGGGCCTACGACACCGCGGCGCCGCTGACCGGCGACGTCAAGGACATAGGCACCCGGGGCGAACCCAGCGTCGACACGGTCGCGGCTCTGAAGCCCGACCTCATCGTCGCGACGACCGACCTGCCGGACGCCGCCGTCAAGCAGCTCTCCAAGGTGGCCCCGCTCATCGTGGTGAAGGCGGCCGATGCCTCCCGGCAGATCGACCAGATGACAGACAACGTCACCCTGATCGCCGAGGCCACCGGAACCCAGGACAAGGCCGAGTCCGAGATCGCCGCCTTCCGCAAGAAGCTCGCCGACGGCAAGAAGGAGCTCGCCACCGCCGGCCTCGGCGGCGAAGAGGTCGCCTTCGCGGACGGCTGGAAGGAAGGGAGCCAGGTCTCGGTGCGCCCGTACGTGAAGGGAGCACTGCTCACCGACATCAACACCGAACTCGGCCTGGTCAGCCCCTGGTCCATGAAGGGTGACGCGGGCTACGGCCTGGCTGCGACGGACGTCGAGGGCCTCACGAAGATCGGCGACGCCCAGTTCGTCTACATCACCAACAGCGCGGACACCGCCGACCCGTTCGCCGACGGGCTCAAGGACAACGCCGTGTGGAAGTCGCTGCCGTTCGTGAAGAACGGCGACGTCCACCGACTGCCCGACGGCATCTGGATGTTCGGTGGCACGGCGTCGATGACGCAGTACGTCGACGCTCTTGTGGACGCACTGACCAAGTGA
- a CDS encoding ABC transporter ATP-binding protein — protein sequence MTVAYDGVDVVHEADLRLPRGQVTALIGPNGSGKSTLLRAVARLHRARSGSVTVGAEGDPIDALALSRTDFARRVTLLAQSRTTPAGLSVRDVVGFGRHPYRSRMRGSDPDGARLVEHALAVTNVTDLADRGVESLSGGQLQRVWFACCLAQDTDVLLLDEPTTYLDLRYQVEILDLIRSLADTHGVTIGVVLHDLDQAAAVADRVVLLSSGRVAAAGNPAQVYEPGLLTDTYGIRIEVEPDPSTGIPRTRAVGRHHLRLERP from the coding sequence ATCACGGTCGCCTATGACGGCGTCGACGTCGTACACGAGGCGGACCTCCGTCTTCCGCGAGGGCAGGTCACCGCGCTGATCGGCCCGAACGGGAGTGGGAAGTCCACCCTGTTGCGTGCCGTCGCGCGCCTGCACCGGGCTCGCAGCGGGAGTGTGACCGTAGGCGCCGAGGGTGACCCGATCGACGCCCTCGCCCTCTCGCGCACCGATTTCGCCCGGCGTGTCACGTTGCTCGCCCAGAGCCGTACGACCCCGGCCGGCCTCAGCGTCCGCGACGTGGTGGGCTTCGGGCGGCATCCGTACCGCAGCCGTATGCGGGGGAGCGACCCGGACGGGGCGCGGCTCGTCGAGCACGCCCTGGCCGTCACGAACGTCACCGACCTCGCCGACCGCGGCGTCGAGAGCCTCTCCGGCGGCCAGCTGCAACGCGTCTGGTTCGCCTGCTGCCTGGCTCAGGACACCGACGTGCTGCTGCTCGACGAACCGACGACCTATCTCGACCTGCGCTACCAGGTGGAGATCCTGGACCTCATCCGGAGCCTCGCCGACACGCACGGCGTGACGATCGGGGTCGTCCTGCACGACCTGGACCAGGCAGCCGCTGTGGCGGACCGGGTCGTCCTGCTGTCCTCCGGACGCGTCGCCGCTGCCGGAAACCCCGCCCAGGTCTACGAACCCGGGCTCCTGACCGACACCTATGGCATCCGTATCGAGGTCGAACCCGACCCTTCGACGGGCATCCCCCGCACCCGCGCGGTGGGAAGACACCACCTTCGGCTCGAAAGGCCCTGA
- a CDS encoding pectate lyase family protein yields MRRPVALRLSAALATTALAAAVGVVVSMPSASAAVTGSATGYASQNGGTTGGAGGQTVRATTGTAIHQALCGRASASTPIIIEVEGTINHGNTAKVSGDSCNTADGVIELKQISNVSIVGVGGGAVFDQLGIHIRESSNIIIQNVTVKNVKKSGSPTSNGGDAIGMESDVRNVWVDHTTLEASGGESEGYDGLFDMKDNTQYVTLSYSTLRNSGRGGLIGSSETELSNGFVTYHHNLYENIDSRAPLLRGGIAHMYNNYYLKLNESGINSRAGARAKVDNNYFKDSKDVLGTFYTDAAGYWQVAGNIFDNVTWSAPGTDTNPAGPNVQSTTTVSIPYSFSLDAANCVPSVVGQTAGANKGLKVSDGSCTPTNPSPSPTTPTPDPTTPTPDPTTPTPDPTQPSGTNLSLGAGADGSSKASGTSFGNVRDGNLSTYWSPAGSTGSVSVKWSSATTVARINIREASGSAGSIGSWRVLNGDTGAVLKSGTGAGAIAVPSTSLSKITFEITGSTGTPKVAEFETYAS; encoded by the coding sequence ATGAGACGACCAGTCGCACTGCGACTTTCTGCGGCGCTCGCCACGACGGCCCTGGCCGCCGCGGTCGGTGTGGTTGTGTCGATGCCCTCGGCATCGGCGGCAGTGACCGGCAGCGCCACCGGCTACGCGAGCCAGAACGGTGGGACCACCGGCGGGGCGGGCGGGCAGACGGTGCGTGCCACCACGGGCACCGCGATCCATCAGGCCCTGTGCGGTCGGGCCAGCGCCAGCACCCCGATCATCATCGAGGTCGAGGGCACGATCAACCACGGCAACACCGCCAAGGTGTCGGGCGACAGCTGCAACACCGCCGATGGCGTCATCGAGCTCAAGCAGATCAGCAACGTCTCGATCGTCGGCGTCGGCGGCGGAGCCGTCTTCGATCAGCTGGGCATCCACATTCGCGAGTCCAGCAACATCATCATCCAGAACGTGACCGTCAAGAACGTCAAGAAGTCGGGCTCGCCCACCTCCAACGGCGGTGACGCCATCGGCATGGAGAGCGACGTCCGCAACGTCTGGGTCGACCACACCACGCTCGAAGCGTCGGGCGGTGAGTCGGAGGGCTACGACGGCCTCTTCGACATGAAGGACAACACCCAGTACGTGACCTTGTCCTACAGCACCCTGCGCAACTCCGGCCGCGGAGGCCTCATCGGGTCCAGTGAGACCGAGCTCTCCAACGGCTTTGTGACCTACCACCACAACCTGTACGAGAACATCGACTCCCGTGCGCCCCTGCTGCGCGGCGGCATCGCCCACATGTACAACAACTACTACCTGAAGCTCAACGAGTCCGGGATCAACTCCCGGGCCGGGGCCCGCGCCAAGGTGGACAACAACTACTTCAAGGACTCCAAGGACGTCCTTGGCACCTTCTACACCGACGCGGCCGGCTACTGGCAGGTCGCCGGCAACATCTTCGACAACGTGACCTGGTCCGCCCCCGGTACCGACACCAACCCCGCCGGGCCCAACGTGCAGTCCACGACCACGGTCAGCATCCCCTACTCCTTCAGCCTCGACGCGGCCAACTGCGTGCCGAGCGTCGTCGGCCAGACGGCAGGGGCCAACAAGGGCCTGAAGGTGTCGGACGGAAGCTGCACGCCGACGAACCCGTCGCCGAGCCCGACCACCCCCACGCCCGACCCGACGACCCCGACGCCGGACCCCACCACCCCCACGCCGGACCCGACCCAGCCCAGCGGGACCAACCTCAGCCTCGGCGCCGGTGCCGACGGCTCCAGCAAGGCCAGCGGGACGAGCTTCGGCAACGTGCGTGACGGCAACCTGAGCACCTACTGGTCGCCGGCCGGCTCGACCGGCTCCGTCTCGGTCAAGTGGTCCTCCGCCACCACCGTTGCCCGCATCAACATCCGGGAGGCATCCGGTTCCGCGGGCAGCATCGGATCCTGGAGGGTCCTCAACGGCGACACCGGTGCCGTCCTGAAGTCCGGTACCGGCGCGGGCGCCATCGCGGTGCCCAGCACCTCGCTGAGCAAGATCACCTTCGAGATCACCGGCTCGACCGGAACGCCGAAGGTCGCCGAGTTCGAGACCTACGCGAGCTAG
- a CDS encoding NADP-dependent isocitrate dehydrogenase: MTDSTIIYTHTDEAPALATYSFLPVVEAYASTAGVTVESRDISLAGRIIASFPEHLEAGQRIDDALAELGELAKAPGANIIKLPNVSASIPQLKAAIAELQGQGYALPDYPDDAKTDADKDVRARYDKIKGSAVNPVLREGNSDRRAPASVKNYAKAHPHRMGAWTADSKTNVATMGVDDFRSTEKSAVIAEPGTLRIELVGDDGTTTVLRDSVPVLAGEVVDAAVMRVAALREFFTAQIAKAKAEGVLFSVHLKATMMKVSDPIIFGHVVRAFFPKTFAEFGEVLAAAGLTPNDGLGGILKGLEALPEGAKIKASFEAELAEGPALAMVDSDKGITNLHVPSDVIVDASMPAMIRTSGHMWGPDGQEADTLAVLPDSSYAGVYQVVIDDCRANGAYDPATMGSVSNVGLMAQKAEEYGSHDKTFEIPTTGTVRVLDAAGNAVLEQAVGAGDIFRMCQAKDLPIQDWVKLAVSRARATGNPAVFWLDEDRAHDAKLIEKVRTYLADHDTDGLQIEIMSPVKATAFSLERIRRGEDTVSVTGNVLRDYLTDLFPILELGTSAKMLSVVPLMNGGGLFETGAGGSAPKHVQQLVKENYLRWDSLGEFLALAVSFEHLAQTTDNARAQVLADTLDRATATFLNEDKSPSRRLGGIDNRGSHFYLALYWAQELAQQTADAKLAEAFSTLAKTLAEQEQTIVDELIAVQGSPVDIGGYYQPDPAKAAAVMRPSATFNEAIATLG, encoded by the coding sequence GTGACTGACTCGACCATCATCTATACGCACACCGACGAGGCCCCTGCCCTGGCGACCTACTCGTTCCTGCCCGTCGTCGAGGCCTACGCCTCGACCGCAGGGGTCACGGTGGAGAGCCGCGACATCTCCCTGGCGGGCCGGATCATCGCCAGCTTCCCGGAGCACCTCGAGGCCGGTCAGCGTATCGATGACGCACTCGCCGAGCTCGGCGAGCTGGCCAAGGCTCCCGGCGCCAACATCATCAAGCTGCCCAACGTCTCGGCGTCGATCCCGCAGCTGAAGGCCGCGATCGCGGAGCTGCAGGGGCAGGGCTACGCGCTGCCGGACTACCCGGACGACGCGAAGACCGACGCGGACAAGGACGTCCGCGCGCGCTACGACAAGATCAAGGGCAGTGCGGTCAACCCCGTCCTGCGTGAGGGCAACTCCGACCGCCGGGCCCCCGCCTCGGTCAAGAACTACGCGAAGGCGCACCCGCACCGCATGGGCGCCTGGACGGCCGACTCGAAGACGAACGTCGCCACCATGGGCGTCGACGACTTCCGGTCCACCGAGAAGTCCGCCGTCATCGCCGAGCCCGGCACCCTGCGCATCGAGCTCGTGGGCGACGACGGCACCACCACCGTCCTGCGCGACTCGGTACCCGTCCTGGCGGGCGAGGTCGTCGACGCCGCCGTGATGCGGGTGGCCGCGCTGCGCGAGTTCTTCACCGCGCAGATCGCCAAGGCCAAGGCGGAGGGCGTGCTGTTCTCCGTGCACCTCAAGGCCACGATGATGAAGGTCTCCGACCCGATCATCTTCGGTCACGTGGTGCGCGCGTTCTTCCCGAAGACGTTCGCCGAGTTCGGTGAGGTGCTCGCCGCGGCCGGCCTGACCCCGAACGACGGTCTCGGCGGCATCCTCAAGGGCCTGGAGGCCCTGCCCGAGGGCGCGAAGATCAAGGCGTCCTTCGAGGCCGAGCTCGCCGAGGGCCCCGCCCTGGCGATGGTCGACTCCGACAAGGGCATCACCAACCTGCACGTCCCCAGCGACGTGATCGTCGACGCCTCCATGCCGGCCATGATCCGCACCTCCGGTCACATGTGGGGTCCGGACGGCCAGGAGGCCGACACCCTCGCCGTCCTGCCGGACAGCAGCTACGCGGGCGTCTACCAGGTCGTCATCGACGACTGCCGTGCGAACGGCGCCTACGACCCGGCCACGATGGGCTCGGTGTCCAACGTCGGCCTCATGGCCCAGAAGGCCGAGGAGTACGGCAGCCACGACAAGACCTTCGAGATCCCCACCACGGGTACGGTGCGGGTCCTGGACGCCGCCGGCAACGCGGTGCTGGAGCAGGCCGTCGGCGCCGGCGACATCTTCCGGATGTGCCAGGCCAAGGACCTGCCGATCCAGGACTGGGTCAAGCTCGCCGTCAGCCGCGCCCGCGCGACCGGCAACCCGGCCGTGTTCTGGCTCGACGAGGACCGCGCGCACGACGCCAAGCTCATCGAGAAGGTCCGTACGTACCTCGCCGACCACGACACCGACGGTCTCCAGATCGAGATCATGTCGCCGGTGAAGGCCACCGCGTTCTCCCTGGAGCGCATCCGCCGCGGCGAGGACACCGTGTCGGTCACCGGCAACGTACTGCGTGACTACCTCACCGACCTCTTCCCGATCCTCGAGCTGGGCACCAGCGCGAAGATGCTCTCCGTCGTTCCGCTCATGAACGGCGGCGGACTGTTCGAGACGGGCGCCGGCGGCTCCGCGCCGAAGCACGTCCAGCAGCTCGTCAAGGAGAACTACCTGCGCTGGGACAGCCTGGGTGAGTTCCTCGCCCTCGCGGTCAGCTTCGAGCACCTCGCGCAGACCACGGACAACGCCCGCGCCCAGGTCCTCGCCGACACGCTGGACCGTGCGACGGCCACGTTCCTCAACGAGGACAAGTCGCCCAGCCGCAGGCTCGGCGGCATCGACAACCGCGGCAGCCACTTCTACCTGGCGCTCTACTGGGCGCAGGAGCTGGCGCAGCAGACCGCGGACGCCAAGCTCGCCGAGGCGTTCTCCACGCTGGCCAAGACGCTGGCCGAGCAGGAGCAGACGATCGTCGACGAGCTGATCGCCGTACAGGGCTCGCCGGTCGACATCGGCGGCTACTACCAGCCCGACCCGGCGAAGGCCGCGGCCGTCATGCGTCCGTCGGCCACGTTCAACGAGGCCATCGCGACGCTGGGCTAG
- a CDS encoding response regulator transcription factor, with the protein MIRVLIVDDQALMRAGFRALLEAEEGIEVVGEAADGRRGVELVRRYTPDVVLIDVQMPVMTGIEATREIAADPLLADVHVVILTNYGLDEYVFDALRAGAAGFLLKDTEPAELLRAIEVAARGDALLSPAITRRLIGAFVSRPPDRATAPGLESLTRREREVTALAARGLTNEEIAAHMVISPFTAKTHISRAMIKLGARDRAQLVVFAYESGLVEARRPPGVQGSAPSGAGRD; encoded by the coding sequence ATGATCCGCGTGCTGATCGTCGACGACCAGGCCCTCATGCGCGCGGGATTCCGGGCCCTGCTGGAGGCCGAGGAGGGCATCGAGGTCGTCGGGGAGGCTGCCGACGGACGCCGGGGCGTGGAGCTGGTCCGCCGGTACACCCCGGATGTGGTGCTCATCGACGTACAGATGCCCGTGATGACCGGAATCGAGGCGACCCGCGAGATCGCCGCCGACCCCCTGCTGGCCGATGTGCACGTCGTCATCCTGACGAACTACGGCCTCGACGAGTACGTCTTCGACGCCCTGCGCGCCGGGGCCGCCGGATTCCTGCTCAAGGACACCGAGCCGGCCGAGCTCCTGCGGGCCATCGAGGTCGCGGCCCGCGGCGACGCCCTGCTGTCGCCCGCCATCACCCGCCGGCTCATCGGCGCGTTCGTCTCCCGGCCCCCGGACCGTGCCACCGCACCGGGCCTCGAATCCCTCACCCGCCGCGAGCGCGAGGTCACCGCCCTGGCCGCCCGGGGGCTGACCAACGAGGAGATCGCCGCCCACATGGTGATCAGCCCGTTCACGGCCAAGACCCACATCAGCCGCGCCATGATCAAACTGGGCGCCCGCGACCGGGCGCAGCTGGTCGTCTTCGCGTACGAGTCGGGGCTGGTCGAGGCACGCAGGCCGCCGGGGGTGCAGGGGTCCGCGCCGTCCGGGGCCGGACGCGACTGA